From Micromonospora nigra, one genomic window encodes:
- the dnaG gene encoding DNA primase produces MAGRIRDEDIALVRERTSIADVIAETVTLRSAGGGNLKGLCPFHDEKSPSFNVSPARNVWYCFGCGAGGDAIKFLMDAEHLSFVESVERLAARAGIQLRYVEGDNTPRARPQQGQRQRLVAAHTAAVEFYTAQLTTAGARPAREFLATRGFDRAAAQRYGCGFAPDGWDLLTRHLRQQGFSHDELVTAGLSRPARSGSLIDRFRRRLLWPIRDLTGDVIGFGARRLFDDDDGPKYLNTPETPIYKKSHVLYGIDQAKREIAKQGKVVVVEGYTDVMACHLAGVPTAVATCGTSFGADHIGVLRRLLLDTDAVAGEIIFTFDGDAAGQKAALRAFEDDQRFVGRTFIAVSPDNMDPCELRLAKGDLAVRDLVARREPLVDFALRHVINRYDLDTVDGRVEAMRRAAPLVARIKDREKRPEYVRKLAGDLGMEIEPVQRAVLAAANGQSGREEAAPARPAARPEPAVDSPHSMVEREALKLALQEPVLAGPMFDAVEASDYRHPVHVAVRSAVAAAGGASAATGGAVWIESVRDACEDLAAQALVGELAVEPLRLDGEPDPRYVSVTMARLQWGSVTGRIRELKSRIQRINPVSHKDEYFAAFGELLSLEQHARALREQAAGGL; encoded by the coding sequence ATGGCGGGGCGGATCCGGGACGAGGACATCGCGCTGGTCCGCGAGCGCACCTCGATCGCCGACGTGATCGCCGAGACGGTGACGCTGCGCTCGGCCGGCGGCGGCAACCTCAAGGGGCTGTGCCCGTTCCACGACGAGAAGAGCCCGTCGTTCAACGTCTCACCGGCCCGCAACGTCTGGTACTGCTTCGGCTGCGGGGCCGGCGGCGACGCCATCAAGTTCCTGATGGACGCCGAGCACCTGAGCTTCGTCGAGTCCGTGGAGCGGCTCGCCGCCCGCGCCGGCATCCAGTTGCGCTACGTCGAGGGTGACAACACTCCCCGGGCCCGCCCGCAGCAGGGTCAGCGCCAGCGCCTGGTGGCCGCGCACACCGCCGCCGTGGAGTTCTACACCGCGCAGCTCACCACCGCCGGGGCCCGCCCGGCGCGGGAGTTCCTGGCCACACGGGGCTTCGACCGGGCCGCCGCGCAGCGGTACGGCTGCGGGTTCGCCCCCGACGGCTGGGACCTGCTGACCAGACACCTGCGCCAGCAGGGTTTCAGCCACGACGAGCTGGTGACCGCCGGCCTGTCCCGCCCGGCCCGCTCCGGCAGCCTGATCGACCGGTTCCGCCGCCGGCTGCTGTGGCCCATCCGCGACCTCACCGGGGATGTGATCGGCTTCGGTGCGCGTCGGCTCTTCGACGACGACGACGGCCCGAAGTACCTGAACACCCCCGAGACGCCGATCTACAAGAAGTCGCACGTGCTCTACGGCATCGACCAGGCCAAGCGGGAGATCGCCAAGCAGGGCAAGGTGGTCGTCGTCGAGGGATACACCGACGTGATGGCCTGTCACCTGGCCGGCGTGCCCACGGCGGTGGCGACCTGCGGCACCTCGTTCGGCGCCGACCACATCGGGGTGCTGCGCCGTCTGCTGCTGGACACCGACGCCGTGGCCGGCGAGATCATCTTCACCTTCGACGGGGACGCGGCCGGTCAGAAGGCCGCCCTGCGCGCCTTCGAGGACGATCAGCGTTTCGTGGGGCGTACCTTCATCGCGGTCAGCCCCGACAACATGGATCCGTGCGAGCTGCGGTTGGCCAAGGGCGACCTGGCGGTGCGTGACCTGGTGGCCCGCCGCGAGCCGCTGGTCGACTTCGCGCTGCGTCATGTGATCAACCGGTACGACCTGGACACCGTCGACGGCCGGGTCGAGGCGATGCGCCGGGCCGCCCCCCTCGTCGCCAGGATCAAGGATCGGGAGAAGCGTCCCGAGTACGTCCGCAAGCTCGCCGGCGACCTCGGCATGGAGATCGAGCCGGTGCAGCGGGCCGTGCTCGCCGCCGCCAACGGGCAGTCCGGTCGGGAGGAAGCGGCTCCCGCCCGTCCCGCCGCCCGCCCGGAACCGGCGGTGGACAGTCCACACTCGATGGTGGAGCGGGAGGCGTTGAAGCTCGCCCTCCAGGAACCGGTGCTGGCGGGGCCGATGTTCGACGCGGTCGAGGCGTCCGACTACCGCCACCCGGTACACGTGGCGGTGCGCTCGGCGGTCGCCGCCGCCGGCGGCGCCTCGGCGGCGACGGGCGGCGCGGTGTGGATCGAGTCGGTGCGCGACGCCTGCGAGGATCTCGCGGCCCAGGCGCTCGTGGGTGAGCTGGCCGTCGAGCCGCTGCGTCTCGACGGCGAACCGGACCCGCGCTACGTGTCGGTGACCATGGCCCGCCTCCAGTGGGGCTCGGTGACCGGCCGGATCAGGGAGCTGAAGTCCCGGATCCAGCGGATCAACCCGGTCTCCCACAAAGACGAGTACTTCGCCGCGTTCGGGGAGTTGCTGTCGCTGGAGCAGCACGCCCGGGCGCTGCGTGAACAGGCCGCGGGAGGGCTGTAG
- a CDS encoding siderophore-interacting protein has protein sequence MTERPKTVTTARVLRTGRPTPHVVRLVLGGDELVGLPVGEFTDHYIKIVFPVAGVDYPRPMDLAAIRRELPRAHWPRLRAYTVRAWDAAAGELTVDVVHHGDQGLAGPWAAALRPGDPVLFTGPGGAYAPSPTADWHLLVGDESALPAIAAALTRLPQGAPAHVFVEVADAADEQSLPSPGAVHLTWLHRGGRPVGEALVAAVRGLDFPAGDVHAFVHGEAAFVRELRRLLRVERGVPRDCLSISGYWRLGMDDEGWRATKPDWNRQVEADETPLATP, from the coding sequence ATGACGGAGCGCCCGAAGACAGTCACCACCGCCCGGGTGCTACGCACGGGGCGGCCCACTCCGCACGTGGTCCGGCTGGTGCTCGGCGGGGACGAACTGGTGGGCCTGCCCGTGGGCGAGTTCACCGACCACTACATCAAGATCGTGTTCCCGGTGGCCGGGGTGGACTATCCGCGTCCGATGGACCTCGCCGCGATCCGTCGCGAACTGCCCCGCGCACACTGGCCCCGGCTGCGGGCGTACACCGTGCGGGCGTGGGACGCGGCGGCCGGCGAGCTGACCGTCGACGTGGTACACCACGGTGACCAGGGGTTGGCCGGGCCGTGGGCGGCGGCGCTGCGCCCCGGCGACCCCGTGCTGTTCACCGGCCCCGGCGGGGCGTACGCGCCGAGCCCGACAGCGGACTGGCACCTGTTGGTCGGTGACGAGAGCGCGCTGCCGGCGATCGCCGCCGCCCTGACCCGGCTGCCGCAGGGCGCGCCGGCCCACGTGTTCGTCGAGGTGGCCGACGCCGCCGACGAGCAGTCGCTGCCCAGCCCGGGAGCGGTGCACCTGACCTGGCTGCACCGGGGCGGCCGGCCGGTGGGTGAGGCGCTGGTGGCTGCCGTGCGTGGACTGGACTTCCCGGCCGGGGACGTGCACGCCTTCGTGCACGGCGAGGCGGCCTTCGTCCGCGAGTTGCGCCGGCTGCTGCGGGTCGAGCGAGGGGTGCCGCGCGACTGCCTGTCGATCTCCGGCTACTGGCGCCTCGGCATGGACGACGAGGGCTGGCGTGCCACCAAACCGGACTGGAACCGCCAGGTCGAAGCCGACGAGACCCCTCTCGCCACTCCCTGA
- a CDS encoding deoxyguanosinetriphosphate triphosphohydrolase — MTPPADTDRLVTEPAKDSGHGRSPYERDRARVLHSAAFRRLAAKTQVHTAGTDDFLRTRLTHSLEVAQIAREMGARLGCDPDVVDTAGLAHDLGHPPFGHNGEVALDALAAGCGGFEGNAQTLRVLTRLEAKVIAGDGTSAGLNLTRASLDAVSKYPWARRPGRRKFGVYADDLPVFDWLRAATPAGDRRCLEAQVMDWADDVAYSVHDVEDGIHGGYVALGPLLADADERAALCADVAATYSGESPADLGEVLLDLLADPVLAPLAGYDASHRAQAALKATTSVLTGRFVSAAVEATTARHGPGPHRRYAADLVVPRRVRARCALLKGIALRYVMRRPGARERYEQQRQILTELVAVLVDRAPDGLDEVFAPLWRAAGDDAARLRVVVDQVASLTDPAALAWHARLAGGGGVGPHS; from the coding sequence TTGACCCCGCCCGCCGACACCGACCGCCTCGTCACCGAACCGGCGAAGGACTCCGGTCACGGCCGCTCGCCGTACGAACGCGACCGGGCCCGCGTGCTGCACTCGGCGGCGTTCCGCCGGCTGGCGGCCAAGACCCAGGTGCACACCGCCGGCACGGACGACTTCCTGCGTACCCGGCTGACCCATTCGCTGGAGGTCGCGCAGATCGCCCGGGAGATGGGTGCCCGCCTGGGCTGCGACCCCGACGTGGTGGACACCGCGGGGCTCGCCCACGACCTGGGCCACCCGCCGTTCGGGCACAACGGCGAGGTGGCGCTGGACGCCCTCGCCGCCGGCTGCGGCGGCTTCGAGGGCAACGCCCAGACCCTGCGGGTGCTCACCCGCCTGGAGGCGAAGGTGATCGCCGGCGACGGCACGTCCGCCGGGCTCAACCTGACCCGGGCTTCGCTCGACGCGGTGAGCAAGTACCCCTGGGCGCGCCGGCCCGGCCGGCGCAAGTTCGGGGTGTACGCCGACGACCTGCCCGTGTTCGACTGGCTGCGGGCCGCGACACCGGCCGGCGACCGGCGCTGCCTGGAGGCGCAGGTGATGGACTGGGCCGACGACGTGGCGTACTCGGTACACGACGTCGAGGACGGCATCCACGGCGGCTACGTGGCCCTGGGGCCGTTGCTCGCCGACGCCGACGAGCGGGCCGCGCTGTGCGCCGACGTCGCCGCCACCTACTCGGGCGAGAGCCCCGCCGACCTCGGCGAGGTGCTGCTCGACCTGCTCGCCGACCCGGTGCTCGCCCCGTTGGCCGGCTACGACGCCAGCCACCGCGCCCAGGCGGCCCTGAAGGCGACCACCAGCGTGCTCACCGGCCGGTTCGTCTCCGCCGCCGTCGAGGCCACCACCGCCCGCCACGGCCCCGGCCCGCACCGCCGGTACGCCGCCGACCTGGTCGTGCCCCGACGCGTCCGGGCGCGGTGCGCGCTGCTCAAGGGCATCGCCCTGCGGTACGTGATGCGCCGCCCCGGCGCGCGGGAACGCTACGAACAGCAGCGGCAGATCCTGACCGAACTGGTGGCGGTGCTGGTCGACCGCGCCCCGGACGGGCTCGACGAGGTCTTCGCCCCGCTGTGGCGGGCGGCCGGCGACGACGCGGCCCGGCTGCGGGTCGTCGTGGACCAGGTGGCCTCCCTCACCGACCCCGCCGCGCTGGCCTGGCACGCCCGGCTCGCCGGTGGGGGCGGGGTGGGTCCGCACAGCTAG
- a CDS encoding VOC family protein encodes MSSVWESLTVDARDPARLARWWAEALGYQVVAEKPDGVEIRPSGDRLPGIVFVPVATGKQTRNRLHLDLRPDDQEAEVERLVDMGARHVDIGQGEVDWTVLADPEGNEFCVLRQREGGD; translated from the coding sequence ATGAGCAGTGTCTGGGAGAGCCTGACCGTCGACGCCCGCGACCCCGCCCGGTTGGCCCGCTGGTGGGCGGAAGCCCTCGGCTACCAGGTGGTCGCCGAGAAGCCGGACGGGGTGGAGATCCGACCGTCGGGCGACCGGCTGCCCGGCATCGTCTTCGTGCCGGTGGCCACCGGCAAGCAGACCCGCAACCGGCTGCACCTCGACCTGCGCCCCGACGACCAGGAGGCCGAGGTGGAACGGCTGGTCGACATGGGTGCCCGGCACGTCGACATCGGTCAGGGCGAGGTGGACTGGACGGTGCTCGCCGACCCCGAGGGCAACGAGTTCTGCGTCCTGCGACAGCGCGAAGGTGGCGATTGA
- a CDS encoding roadblock/LC7 domain-containing protein, protein MDAQTVMGTELSGLRRRRPEVAGSVLAGTDGLLISSDLPATDATHLAALAAASFGLGHRVADTVRHGEFRESVVHTATGCVVTWPAGRDALLTLVTAAGADLDALREEARAVVHRAGPLLAARQGAHSVIRPPDPQAPLAVRTPMATLPAHASRRPRPGWRRPPL, encoded by the coding sequence GTGGACGCGCAGACGGTGATGGGAACGGAGTTGAGCGGGCTGCGGCGGCGTCGCCCGGAGGTCGCCGGCTCGGTCCTCGCCGGCACCGACGGCCTGTTGATCTCCAGTGATCTGCCCGCGACCGACGCCACCCACCTGGCGGCGCTGGCGGCGGCCAGCTTCGGGCTCGGCCACCGGGTCGCCGACACCGTGCGCCACGGCGAGTTCCGCGAATCCGTGGTGCACACGGCGACGGGATGCGTGGTCACCTGGCCCGCCGGGCGCGACGCCCTGCTGACCCTCGTCACCGCCGCCGGCGCCGATCTGGACGCGTTGCGTGAGGAGGCCCGTGCCGTGGTGCACCGGGCCGGCCCGCTGCTCGCGGCCCGGCAGGGTGCGCACAGCGTGATCCGCCCGCCGGACCCGCAGGCACCGCTGGCCGTGCGCACGCCGATGGCCACCCTGCCGGCCCACGCGAGCCGCCGGCCACGCCCCGGCTGGCGGCGACCTCCCCTCTAG
- the ppdK gene encoding pyruvate, phosphate dikinase, with product MAAQETVEGKYVYDFAEGNKELKDLLGGKGANLAEMTNLGLPVPPGFTITTEACKAYLATGRQPDGLAAQIEAHLEALERGMGRRLGDPDDPLLVSVRSGARFSMPGMMETVLNVGLNDQSVLGLARQAGGRADPAADGGADGAAPGGADRFAWDSYRRLIQMFGKTVCEVPGEEFEHALDEAKRAKGTTDDLDLDADDLRGLVEAYKRIFAKHTGREFPQQPREQLDLAIRAVFESWNADRAVLYRRQERIPADLGTAVNVVAMVFGNLGPDSGTGVAFTRDPASGAQGIYGDYLANAQGEDVVAGIRNTVPLQELEQLDKKSYDELLGIMARLEEHYRDLCDIEFTIERGKLWMLQTRVGKRTAAAAFVIAGQLVDEGLIDLDEALHRVNGAQLAQLMFPRFQLDHGLQPVAKGIGASPGAAVGTVVFTSARAVELAAEGRAVILVRRETNPDDLNGMIAAQGILTSRGGKTSHAAVVARGMGKTCVSGADELDIDVPARKFTVAGHTVVEGDVVSVDGTTGAVYLGEVPVMPSEVVQYFEGSLDPEHVDNALVRAVHRIMSHADAARRLRVRTNADTGADAARARRFGAEGIGLCRTEHMFLGDRRELVERLILARDGRERDDALAALLPLQRADFVEIFREMDGLPVTVRLIDPPLHEFLPPLEQLAVNVAVAQERGEDVAQEEALLAAVRRMHEQNPMLGLRGVRLGLVIPGLFAMQVRAIAEAAVAVVRDGGVACPEIMVPLVGAVQELETVRAEAERIIAEVVGDSGVEVLIGTMIEVPRAALTAGQIAEAAQFFSFGTNDLTQMGWGFSRDDVEGAFFWRYLELGIFGISPFESIDREGVGRLVRIAAEEGRAARPGLKLGVCGEHGGDPESVHFFHEVGLDYVSCSPFRVPVARLEAGRAAIETAGSDSR from the coding sequence GTGGCAGCGCAAGAGACGGTGGAAGGCAAGTACGTCTACGACTTCGCCGAGGGCAACAAGGAGCTCAAGGATCTGCTCGGCGGCAAGGGAGCCAACCTGGCCGAGATGACCAACCTCGGCCTGCCGGTGCCGCCCGGTTTCACCATCACGACCGAGGCGTGCAAGGCGTACCTGGCGACCGGGCGGCAACCGGACGGCCTGGCCGCCCAGATCGAGGCGCACCTGGAGGCGCTGGAGCGGGGCATGGGCCGTCGCCTCGGCGACCCCGACGACCCGCTGCTGGTCTCCGTCCGCTCCGGGGCCAGGTTCTCCATGCCCGGCATGATGGAGACCGTCCTCAACGTCGGCCTCAACGACCAGTCCGTGCTGGGACTCGCCCGACAGGCCGGCGGCCGGGCAGACCCGGCCGCCGACGGCGGTGCGGACGGGGCCGCCCCCGGCGGAGCGGACCGGTTCGCCTGGGACTCCTACCGGCGGCTGATCCAGATGTTCGGCAAGACCGTCTGCGAGGTGCCCGGCGAGGAGTTCGAGCACGCCCTCGACGAGGCCAAACGAGCCAAGGGCACCACCGACGACCTCGACCTGGACGCCGACGACCTGCGCGGGCTGGTCGAGGCGTACAAGAGGATCTTCGCGAAGCACACCGGGCGGGAGTTCCCGCAACAGCCGCGCGAGCAACTCGACCTGGCCATCCGCGCCGTGTTCGAGTCGTGGAACGCCGACCGCGCCGTGCTCTACCGCCGCCAGGAGCGCATCCCGGCCGACCTGGGCACCGCGGTCAACGTGGTCGCGATGGTCTTCGGCAACCTCGGCCCCGACTCCGGCACCGGCGTCGCCTTCACCCGCGACCCCGCCAGCGGCGCCCAGGGCATCTACGGCGACTACCTGGCCAACGCCCAGGGCGAGGACGTGGTCGCCGGCATCCGCAACACCGTGCCACTCCAGGAGTTGGAGCAGCTCGACAAGAAGTCGTACGACGAACTGCTCGGCATCATGGCCCGGTTGGAGGAGCACTACCGGGACCTGTGCGACATCGAGTTCACCATCGAGCGCGGCAAGCTCTGGATGCTCCAGACCCGCGTCGGCAAGCGCACCGCCGCCGCCGCGTTCGTCATCGCCGGCCAGCTCGTCGACGAGGGCCTGATCGACCTCGACGAGGCGCTGCACCGGGTCAACGGTGCCCAGCTCGCCCAGCTGATGTTCCCGCGCTTCCAGCTCGACCACGGGCTCCAGCCGGTGGCCAAGGGCATCGGGGCGTCGCCGGGCGCCGCCGTCGGCACGGTGGTGTTCACCTCCGCCCGCGCGGTCGAGCTGGCCGCCGAGGGCAGGGCCGTCATCCTGGTCCGCCGGGAAACCAACCCCGACGACCTCAACGGCATGATCGCCGCCCAGGGCATCCTCACCTCCCGCGGGGGCAAGACCAGCCACGCCGCGGTGGTGGCCCGGGGGATGGGCAAGACCTGCGTCTCCGGCGCCGACGAGCTGGACATCGACGTCCCGGCCCGGAAGTTCACCGTCGCCGGGCACACCGTCGTCGAAGGCGACGTCGTCTCCGTCGACGGCACCACCGGCGCGGTCTACCTCGGCGAGGTGCCGGTCATGCCGTCGGAGGTGGTGCAGTACTTCGAGGGCAGTCTCGACCCGGAACACGTCGACAACGCGCTCGTCCGGGCCGTACACCGGATCATGTCGCACGCCGACGCGGCCCGCCGGCTTCGGGTCCGGACGAACGCCGACACCGGCGCGGACGCCGCCCGGGCCCGGCGCTTCGGTGCGGAGGGCATCGGCCTGTGCCGCACCGAGCACATGTTCCTCGGCGACCGCCGCGAACTGGTCGAGCGGCTGATCCTGGCCCGCGACGGGCGGGAACGCGACGACGCCCTGGCGGCGCTGCTGCCGCTCCAGCGGGCCGACTTCGTGGAGATCTTCCGGGAGATGGACGGGCTGCCGGTCACCGTCCGGCTGATCGACCCGCCGCTGCACGAGTTCCTGCCGCCGCTGGAGCAGCTCGCGGTGAACGTCGCGGTCGCCCAGGAGCGCGGCGAGGACGTCGCCCAGGAGGAGGCGCTGCTCGCGGCCGTGCGCCGCATGCACGAACAGAACCCCATGCTGGGCCTGCGCGGCGTACGCCTCGGTCTGGTCATCCCCGGTCTGTTCGCGATGCAGGTCCGGGCGATCGCGGAGGCCGCCGTGGCGGTCGTCCGTGACGGCGGTGTGGCCTGTCCGGAGATCATGGTGCCGTTGGTCGGGGCCGTGCAGGAGTTGGAGACCGTGCGCGCCGAAGCCGAACGGATCATCGCCGAGGTCGTCGGGGACAGCGGCGTCGAGGTGCTGATCGGCACGATGATCGAGGTGCCCAGGGCGGCGCTGACGGCCGGGCAGATCGCCGAGGCGGCGCAGTTCTTCTCCTTCGGCACCAACGACCTGACCCAGATGGGCTGGGGATTCTCGCGCGACGACGTGGAGGGTGCCTTCTTCTGGCGCTACCTGGAACTGGGCATCTTCGGCATCTCCCCGTTCGAGTCCATCGACCGCGAGGGGGTCGGCCGGCTGGTGCGCATCGCCGCCGAGGAGGGCCGCGCGGCCCGGCCGGGGCTGAAGCTCGGCGTCTGCGGTGAACACGGCGGCGACCCGGAGTCGGTGCACTTCTTCCACGAGGTGGGCCTGGACTACGTGTCCTGCTCGCCGTTCCGGGTGCCGGTGGCCCGGCTGGAGGCCGGCCGCGCCGCCATCGAGACGGCGGGCTCGGACAGCCGCTGA
- a CDS encoding family 20 glycosylhydrolase encodes MLADGSAAPSGPGTTAQPGAGSAAQPGDATTARPGVAVPGDGSAAVPGDGAAVAVPAARQPQVDPAASGTAGELAGVAQRAAEALLTPTAPARLGDVVPAPERVTPDPAADFTLTPDAVIRVSADPAALAVGERLAALLRPATGHPLPVTDATAPQPAGGIALVLDGDAGLGPEGYRLSVTPHGVRITADTATGLHHGVQTLRQLLPATVESPTPVRQRWVLPGGEILDRPRYAYRSAMLDVSRHFFGVADVLRVVDHLARYKLNHLHLHLTDDQGWRIAVDSWPRLATVGGATQVGGGPGGHYTKGDYRRIVAYAAERGITVVPEIDLPGHTHAALTAYGELSPDRIAPPPYTGTEVGFSYVDPASGRTYEFVADVLGEIAALTPGRFLHIGGDEAFKVKGAAYTGFVERVQRIVAGVGRTVVGWHQIAPAAHVDGRVLQWWGTDGDDAVTAEAVRRGARLILSPANHAYLDMKYAPDTPIGHDWAGLVDVRRAYDWDPATHLNGVPAEAVLGVEAPLWTESVTTLTEAEFMLFPRLPAIAELGWSARATHDWAGFRQRLAGHGERWSTAGIAYHRCPTVPWPGPCGRVPLPRSAGSTDRSA; translated from the coding sequence CTGCTCGCCGACGGCAGCGCCGCACCGTCCGGTCCCGGCACGACAGCCCAGCCCGGTGCGGGCAGCGCCGCCCAGCCCGGCGACGCCACGACAGCCCGGCCCGGGGTCGCCGTACCTGGTGACGGCAGCGCCGCCGTGCCGGGTGACGGTGCGGCCGTCGCCGTGCCGGCGGCGCGGCAGCCGCAGGTCGACCCGGCTGCGTCGGGTACCGCCGGGGAACTGGCCGGGGTCGCCCAGCGCGCCGCCGAGGCGCTGCTCACGCCCACCGCGCCGGCCCGACTGGGTGACGTGGTGCCCGCCCCCGAGCGGGTCACGCCCGACCCCGCCGCCGACTTCACGCTCACCCCCGACGCCGTGATCCGGGTCAGCGCCGACCCGGCCGCCCTCGCCGTGGGCGAGCGGCTCGCCGCGCTGCTGCGCCCCGCGACCGGTCACCCCCTGCCGGTGACCGACGCCACCGCCCCACAGCCGGCCGGCGGCATCGCGCTGGTGCTCGACGGCGACGCCGGCCTCGGGCCCGAGGGCTACCGGCTCTCCGTCACCCCCCACGGGGTACGGATCACCGCCGACACCGCCACCGGCCTGCACCACGGCGTGCAGACGCTGCGTCAACTCCTGCCCGCCACGGTCGAGAGCCCGACGCCGGTCAGGCAGCGCTGGGTGCTGCCCGGCGGCGAGATCCTCGACCGACCCCGGTACGCCTACCGGAGCGCGATGCTCGACGTGTCCCGACACTTCTTCGGCGTCGCCGACGTGCTGCGGGTCGTCGACCACCTGGCCCGCTACAAGCTCAACCACCTGCATCTACACCTCACCGACGACCAGGGCTGGCGGATCGCCGTCGACTCCTGGCCGAGGCTGGCGACCGTCGGCGGCGCGACCCAGGTCGGCGGCGGCCCCGGCGGCCACTACACGAAGGGCGACTACCGGCGGATCGTGGCGTACGCCGCCGAACGGGGCATCACCGTCGTACCCGAGATCGACCTGCCCGGGCACACCCACGCGGCGCTGACCGCCTACGGTGAGCTTTCGCCCGACCGGATCGCGCCGCCGCCGTACACGGGCACCGAGGTCGGGTTCAGCTACGTCGACCCGGCCAGTGGGCGCACGTACGAATTCGTCGCCGATGTGCTCGGTGAGATCGCCGCGCTCACCCCCGGCCGGTTCCTGCACATCGGCGGCGACGAGGCGTTCAAGGTCAAGGGTGCGGCCTACACCGGCTTTGTCGAGCGGGTTCAGCGGATCGTCGCCGGTGTCGGCAGGACGGTCGTCGGCTGGCACCAGATCGCCCCCGCCGCCCACGTCGACGGCCGGGTGCTGCAATGGTGGGGCACCGACGGCGACGACGCGGTGACCGCCGAGGCGGTGCGCCGGGGGGCGCGGCTGATCCTCTCCCCCGCCAACCACGCCTACCTCGACATGAAGTACGCCCCGGACACCCCGATCGGGCACGACTGGGCGGGACTGGTCGACGTGCGCCGGGCGTACGACTGGGACCCGGCGACCCACCTGAACGGGGTGCCGGCCGAGGCGGTGCTCGGCGTCGAGGCGCCGCTGTGGACCGAGTCGGTGACGACGCTCACCGAGGCCGAGTTCATGCTGTTTCCCCGGCTGCCCGCGATCGCCGAGCTGGGCTGGTCAGCGCGAGCCACCCACGACTGGGCCGGGTTCCGACAGCGGCTGGCCGGGCACGGAGAGCGCTGGTCGACGGCGGGCATCGCGTACCACCGCTGCCCGACGGTGCCGTGGCCGGGGCCCTGCGGGCGGGTTCCGCTCCCCCGGTCAGCCGGGAGCACCGACCGTTCCGCCTGA
- a CDS encoding C39 family peptidase, translated as MRTDIFRKAALTAAAFTATAGGIAGPAVAANAAPSNAPTSAVQSERKPAGERQLNVKYEAQPNFYYCGPAAARNALSVQDKLIDVEDMANRMGTTESGTNSINDITPVLNKETGRDAYRSVEISSPEADGKQTDTLRADIVAAVDEGHAVVANIAGTATDIDGGTHSFEGGHYVSVVGYRDGGNIVKIADSADPASASYELDVDTLADWIATRGYAH; from the coding sequence ATGCGTACCGACATCTTCCGCAAGGCCGCCCTGACCGCTGCCGCCTTCACCGCCACCGCCGGTGGCATCGCCGGCCCGGCGGTCGCCGCCAACGCTGCTCCGTCGAACGCGCCGACCAGCGCCGTGCAGAGCGAGCGCAAGCCGGCCGGCGAGCGGCAGCTCAACGTGAAGTACGAGGCGCAGCCGAACTTCTACTACTGTGGCCCCGCCGCCGCCCGGAACGCGCTGAGCGTGCAGGACAAGCTCATCGACGTCGAGGACATGGCGAACCGGATGGGCACCACCGAGTCCGGCACCAACAGCATCAATGACATCACCCCCGTCCTGAACAAGGAGACCGGCCGGGACGCCTACCGCAGCGTCGAGATCAGCAGCCCCGAGGCCGACGGGAAGCAGACCGACACCCTGCGCGCCGACATCGTCGCCGCCGTGGACGAGGGCCACGCCGTGGTCGCCAACATCGCCGGCACCGCCACGGACATCGACGGTGGCACGCACTCCTTCGAGGGTGGGCACTACGTCAGCGTGGTCGGCTACCGCGACGGCGGGAACATCGTGAAGATCGCGGACTCCGCCGACCCGGCCTCCGCCTCCTACGAGCTGGACGTGGACACCCTGGCCGACTGGATCGCCACCCGCGGCTACGCCCACTGA